The genomic stretch CCCTGGAAATATTGCTTCCCTTCATGCGTTGTCAAATCAAACTTCACTATTCCGGATCCGTTCAATAACTGCAGTACAATTGACGCCGTTACTATCGGCCCAATTCCCAAAGACATTATCGAGCCAAATTTGGCGCCAAGAATAATTGCTAAAAACTCAAATCTTTGAAGCTGGTTCGGCCCCAAGCCAAAAAGAGGAATAAGGCTCAGAACATAAAAAAGAACAAGGATTATCAATGTCCACTTCAGCTTTTCCTTAAATGAAAGCACCCTCTGCTTCGGCCCCTCCACACCCGGAAGGTTCATCAGCAAATCTTGAAAACCAGGCATTTTTATTTTTTAATTATCTCCTCTTTTTTTGTCTGTTTTGGCGGCAATTGCTTTTTTTCAGCTAGAATCACTTCTCCGCCCGCATTTTTTATTTTTTCAACTGCATTGCCGGATGCGTACTTAACATTTATCTTCAATTTTTTTGAAACATTTCCTGTTCCAAGCAATTTATTATATCCAATTTTCCCCAAATCAATATTATAAGTGCCTTTGTCCTCTGTTATCAACTTTTGCGAAATTAAAAAAAGAATCTTTTCCTGCAGGTCATTTAAATTTATTGCATTTATATTCTCTTGCATGCCGTGGTATTTAAATCCTTTTTTTCCGAAATATCTTTCTTTCCAGTAAAGAGTCTTCATCTGATCTGCTCTTTTCCCGGTTCCCGCTCTCCCTCTGCCTCCTCTGTTTCCCGCTCCTCTGTGCTTCTTCTTCGAGCCCCATCCGTGGGTGTGAGAGCCTCTCTGCCTGCTTACCTTTTTTCTTCTATTGACAGTCATCTAAAGCATCCTCTTGATGAGATCATTTATCTTATCTCCTCTATAGCCAAGAGCTCCGCCAACAGCGAAAGCATGCTTTAAGCCCTTTCTTCCATAGCCTTTTTTTGGAGAATTCAGCCTGCAGAATTTCTTGCCTTCTTTTTTTCTTTTTTCAACAAACTTTAAAGTTTCATCATCAATCTCGCCCCATGCAACATAGTTTTCGGCTTTTTTAATCATGCCTTTATTTGCAGGAGTATCGTCAATCACAATGCAAAAATTCCTTTTATGGAGATTAAGCATAGTTAGAGTGTCTTTTATCCCGCTCTTTATTCCAGTAGTTCCCCTCACCCTTACAATTGCCAGTTTTTTAGTCATTTTATTTCTTTACCCTTCCTTCTGCTGCTCCTGTTTCTTCAATATTGCGCGTGCTTGCTTTCATCTTCATAGTTTGCTTTAAAGCCTCAAAACATGCATTAACAAGATTGACCTTTGTCACTGTCTGGCCAAGCGAATCAGACCAAGCATCCTTTATTCCCGCCAGCCTTAATATCTTCTGGCATTCTGGCTCGAGCACCAATCCTGTTCCTTTTGGCGCAGGCATTAATGTCAATCTTACTGATCCGCACTTGCCAACAACCTTAAAAGGAATAG from Candidatus Woesearchaeota archaeon encodes the following:
- a CDS encoding uL30 family ribosomal protein — translated: MTKKLAIVRVRGTTGIKSGIKDTLTMLNLHKRNFCIVIDDTPANKGMIKKAENYVAWGEIDDETLKFVEKRKKEGKKFCRLNSPKKGYGRKGLKHAFAVGGALGYRGDKINDLIKRML
- a CDS encoding uL15m family ribosomal protein — encoded protein: MTVNRRKKVSRQRGSHTHGWGSKKKHRGAGNRGGRGRAGTGKRADQMKTLYWKERYFGKKGFKYHGMQENINAINLNDLQEKILFLISQKLITEDKGTYNIDLGKIGYNKLLGTGNVSKKLKINVKYASGNAVEKIKNAGGEVILAEKKQLPPKQTKKEEIIKK